A section of the Festucalex cinctus isolate MCC-2025b chromosome 9, RoL_Fcin_1.0, whole genome shotgun sequence genome encodes:
- the cab39l1 gene encoding calcium binding protein 39, like 1 isoform X2 — translation MPFPFGKSQKSPAEIVRSLKENVAYMEKLDAGESKKCEKVAEEASKNLASLKEVLCGTGDKEPQTEAVAQLAQELYNTNLLISLIANLQRIDFEGKKDVVHLFSNIVRRQIGTRTPTVEYISTHQQILFMLLKGYESAEVALNCGMMLRECLRHEPLARTILFSEEFYCFFRYVELSTFDIASDAFASFKDLLTRHKLMCADFLENNYDPVFTEYEKLLHSDNYVTKRQSLKLLGELLLDRHNFTVMTKYISRAENLKLMMNMLRDNSRNIQFEAFHVFKVFVANPNKTQPVLDILLKNQSKLVEFLSHFQTDRCEDEQFCDEKNYLVKQIRDLKKPAALEEA, via the exons ATGCCTTTTCCTTTCGGAAAGTCACAGAAGAGTCCAGCAGAAATTGTGAGGAGTTTGAAGGAGAATGTGGCATACATGGAAAAGCTGGACGCTGGGGAAAGTAAAAAGTGTGAAAAG GTGGCAGAGGAAGCTTCAAAAAATCTAGCTTCCCTGAAGGAGGTACTTTGTGGGACAGGTGATAAGGAGCCTCAGACGGAGGCGGTGGCTCAGCTTGCACAGGAGCTGTACAACACCAACCTTCTCATTTCACTCATTGCTAATTTGCAAAGGATTGACTTTGAG GGGAAGAAGGATGTGGTTCATCTGTTCAGTAATATCGTGAGACGGCAGATTGGCACACGCACTCCGACGGTAGAATACATCTCTACACACCAACAGATTCTCTTCATGCTTTTAAAAGG ATATGAGAGTGCAGAAGTGGCTCTGAATTGCGGAATGATGCTGCGAGAATGTCTACGCCATGAGCCCTTAGCTAGGACGATACTCTTCTCCGAAGAGTTCTACTGTTTCTTCCGATATGTGGAGCTCTCCACTTTCGACATCGCGTCAGATGCCTTTGCATCATTCAAG GACCTTCTCACAAGGCATAAGCTAATGTGCGCTGACTTCCTGGAGAACAATTATGACCCG GTGTTTACAGAATACGAGAAGCTCCTGCACTCTGACAATTACGTCACCAAACGACAGTCTTTAAAG CTCCTGGGCGAACTTTTGCTGGATAGACACAACTTCACAGTGATGACAAAGTACATCAGCCGAGCAGAGAACTTGAAGCTGATGATGAACATGCTAAGAGATAACAGCCGCAACATCCAGTTTGAagcattccatgtttttaag GTGTTTGTTGCAAACCCCAACAAGACTCAGCCAGTGCTGGACATCCTGCTGAAGAACCAAAGCAAGCTGGTGGAGTTCCTGAGCCACTTCCAGACGGACCGGTGCGAGGATGAGCAGTTTTGCGACGAGAAAAACTATCTGGTCAAGCAGATCCGGGACCTGAAGAAGCCCGCAGCCCTTGAGGAAGCTTGA
- the cab39l1 gene encoding calcium binding protein 39, like 1 isoform X1, protein MLITVVRISFMAGLGSSHSVMPFPFGKSQKSPAEIVRSLKENVAYMEKLDAGESKKCEKVAEEASKNLASLKEVLCGTGDKEPQTEAVAQLAQELYNTNLLISLIANLQRIDFEGKKDVVHLFSNIVRRQIGTRTPTVEYISTHQQILFMLLKGYESAEVALNCGMMLRECLRHEPLARTILFSEEFYCFFRYVELSTFDIASDAFASFKDLLTRHKLMCADFLENNYDPVFTEYEKLLHSDNYVTKRQSLKLLGELLLDRHNFTVMTKYISRAENLKLMMNMLRDNSRNIQFEAFHVFKVFVANPNKTQPVLDILLKNQSKLVEFLSHFQTDRCEDEQFCDEKNYLVKQIRDLKKPAALEEA, encoded by the exons ATGCTCATCACAGTTGTACGTATTTCTTTTATGGCAGGGCTTGGATCATCTCATTCAGTCATGCCTTTTCCTTTCGGAAAGTCACAGAAGAGTCCAGCAGAAATTGTGAGGAGTTTGAAGGAGAATGTGGCATACATGGAAAAGCTGGACGCTGGGGAAAGTAAAAAGTGTGAAAAG GTGGCAGAGGAAGCTTCAAAAAATCTAGCTTCCCTGAAGGAGGTACTTTGTGGGACAGGTGATAAGGAGCCTCAGACGGAGGCGGTGGCTCAGCTTGCACAGGAGCTGTACAACACCAACCTTCTCATTTCACTCATTGCTAATTTGCAAAGGATTGACTTTGAG GGGAAGAAGGATGTGGTTCATCTGTTCAGTAATATCGTGAGACGGCAGATTGGCACACGCACTCCGACGGTAGAATACATCTCTACACACCAACAGATTCTCTTCATGCTTTTAAAAGG ATATGAGAGTGCAGAAGTGGCTCTGAATTGCGGAATGATGCTGCGAGAATGTCTACGCCATGAGCCCTTAGCTAGGACGATACTCTTCTCCGAAGAGTTCTACTGTTTCTTCCGATATGTGGAGCTCTCCACTTTCGACATCGCGTCAGATGCCTTTGCATCATTCAAG GACCTTCTCACAAGGCATAAGCTAATGTGCGCTGACTTCCTGGAGAACAATTATGACCCG GTGTTTACAGAATACGAGAAGCTCCTGCACTCTGACAATTACGTCACCAAACGACAGTCTTTAAAG CTCCTGGGCGAACTTTTGCTGGATAGACACAACTTCACAGTGATGACAAAGTACATCAGCCGAGCAGAGAACTTGAAGCTGATGATGAACATGCTAAGAGATAACAGCCGCAACATCCAGTTTGAagcattccatgtttttaag GTGTTTGTTGCAAACCCCAACAAGACTCAGCCAGTGCTGGACATCCTGCTGAAGAACCAAAGCAAGCTGGTGGAGTTCCTGAGCCACTTCCAGACGGACCGGTGCGAGGATGAGCAGTTTTGCGACGAGAAAAACTATCTGGTCAAGCAGATCCGGGACCTGAAGAAGCCCGCAGCCCTTGAGGAAGCTTGA